The Bradysia coprophila strain Holo2 chromosome X unlocalized genomic scaffold, BU_Bcop_v1 contig_185, whole genome shotgun sequence genome window below encodes:
- the LOC119068520 gene encoding extensin-3-like codes for MKGFLVLTFALIELTLARPEIPSDHYGPPSAPLDHYGPPVPQKQYGPPSPQYGPPASQYGPPTEYGLPQIAKQVTKNVYVHIPPEEPAKIIPSQVINVPVPKKHYKIIFIKAPTPPTPAKQIIPEQPQDEHKTLVYVLVKNPEPQPLIDVPIPEPTEPSKPEVFFIKYKENQERQPQKYGPPPGPY; via the exons ATGAAAGGTTTTTTG GTGTTAACATTCGCTCTGATTGAGTTGACACTGGCCCGACCGGAAATACCAAGCGATCATTACGGACCGCCATCAGCTCCATTGGATCATTACGGTCCGCCAGTGCCACAAAAACAATATGGCCCGCCATCGCCTCAATATGGGCCTCCGGCATCCCAATACGGTCCACCAACCGAATATGGTCTACCACAAATCGCAAAGCAGGTCACCAAAAATGTTTACGTTCACATTCCGCCAGAAGAGCCGGCAAAAATTATACCCAGCCAAGTGATCAATGTGCCCGTACCGAAAAAGCATTACAAAATCATATTCATCAAAGCACCTACACCGCCCACACCAGCTAAACAAATTATACCCGAACAACCTCAAGACGAACATAAAACATTAGTCTATGTACTAGTTAAAAATCCCGAACCGCAGCCATTAATTGATGTACCGATACCAGAACCGACGGAACCGAGTAAACCTGAAgtgttttttattaaatacaaagaaaaccaGGAAAGGCAACCGCAAAAATATGGTCCACCACCAGGACCATACTAG
- the LOC119068515 gene encoding uncharacterized protein LOC119068515 isoform X2, whose protein sequence is MVQWQMYCPEQIIVPQKFPNILKTYAKAVIRTQPYDLLRWSAAYFRCLALNLPPPVKVRLEKESRFGKLTKGYLRVLVEQLGKGFFVQRDVLQNSWTTLSLPEEDLLKFLSLCRMLHWSQIHWLELFAVMVGSLNDNFQSTVQMLFELLTDDPEGGPSPIPSWMFNVCYSFIAKMDCSRPQSFVNGRKVLGDNKLEDENIEPDPPKIYSLDLFRYALIERFIQNEQYRQFEENDTFDAESQKSFFSNHTNVTTSFNFVGLDERENVANQAKDFKSVLVFLDEAQRETWTKFNDREKKDKIIQHLLIENKVKKAIDTPRNKDNASEAAMDESAPSTVRTGLSASMKFIGNLKNPYEGTNKIPDTDCVLMALSKEQKNTLRNVTKRQTGDERIKEELFRDLSTARDAQNADNASESEQHANSVDLTKGLELPWAWMYQFAAVPQSEKSYNFVEDDSTPTDRTPNLLTDGSFDFCAGHFKDDVSDFDEPPLQTGKTDDTDEKFVVVMGLIDDLMEEIGTAISKGNCDIKNVESICSVMSGNRFDGKKDPIKVITEVLQQADESKTQFENVDELGKYLKEKCSIDPLSKRLMECDIPIDENIATKVVPDDMILGLVEPNAETTESAVLENQNGDSRHSPVSITSEERRENIRMVDGFITDAIDEIPESDRESDEKCLPTFNCDMPALPGIGQACSPKTMDAFLVYILSQARAEKGMVYPRFLKEPNCPAMMNSLN, encoded by the exons ATGGTTCAATGGCAAATGTACTGTCCGGAACAAATAattgttccacaaaaatttccaaatatattgaaaacatATGCGAAAG CTGTAATTAGAACACAACCGTACGATTTATTGCGATGGTCAGCCGCCTATTTCAGATGTCTGGCATTAAATTTACCACCTCCAGTTAAAGTACGATTGGAGAAGGAAAGTCGATTCGGTAAATTGACCAAAGGATACCTACGAGTTTTGGTGGAGCAG TTGGGAAAAGGATTCTTCGTTCAGCGGGATGTGCTTCAAAACTCGTGGACAACACTATCGCTGCCGGAAGAAGATCTACTCAAATTTCTGTCATTATGTCGAATGTTACATTGGTCTCAGATACATTGGTTGGAACTATTTGCTGTCATGGTTGGATCACTCAATGAC AATTTCCAGTCAACAGTACAAATGCTGTTTGAACTACTAACCGATGATCCAGAAGGTGGCCCTAGCCCGATTCCGAGCTGGATGTTCAACGTTTGTTATTCCTTTATAGCGAAAATGGATTGTTCCAGGCCACAATCGTTTGTAAATGGGAGAAAAGTGTT AGGAGATAACAAACTTGAAGACGAGAACATAGAGCCAGATCCACCGAAAATTTATTCACTTGATCTCTTCCGTTATGCTCTGATCGAAAGATTTATCCAAAATGAGCAATACAGACAGTTCGAG GAGAATGATACGTTTGACGCTGAGTcgcaaaaaagtttcttttcgAATCATACAAATGTGACCACATCGTTCAACTTTGTTGGACTCGATGAACGAGAGAATGTGGCTAATCAAGCCAAAGATTTCAAAAGTGTTTTGGTTTTTCTAGATGAG GCACAAAGAGAAACGTGGACCAAGTTCAACGATCGCGAAAAAAAGGATAAAATCATTCAACATTTACTGATTGAAAATAAGGTTAAGAAAGCTATTGACACTCCGCGCAACAAAGATAATGCTTCCGAAGCAGCAATGGATGAAAGTGCACCTTCCACTGTACGTACGGGTCTCAGTGCCAGTATGAAATTCATTGGCAACTTGAAAAACCCGTACGAAGGTACTAATAAAATACCGGACACCGATTGCGTTTTGATGGCTTTAAGCAAA GAACAAAAGAATACTCTCCGCAATGTAACCAAACGTCAAACCGGCGACGAAAGAATCAAAGAAGAATTATTCCGGGATTTGTCAACTGCCAGAGATGCACAGAACGCTGACAATGCCTCTGAAAGTGAGCAACATGCGAACAGCGTCGATTTAACCAAGGGCCTAGAGCTACCATGGGCATGGATGTATCAATTCGCTGCAGTGCCTCAAAGTGAAAAATCttataattttgttgaagATGACTCCACTCCAACGGACCGAACTCCGAATCTTTTAACGGATggaagttttgatttttgtgctGGTCATTTCAAAGACGATGTTTCCGACTTCGATGAACCGCCACTTCAAACTGGCAAAACGGACGATACCgatgaaaaatttgttgtagTTATGGGTCTGATTGATGATCTGATGGAAGAAATTGGTACTGCCATCAGTAAAGGAAATTGTGATATCAAAAATGTAGAGAGCATATGCTCAGTTATGTCTGGAAATCGGTTCGATGGTAAGAAGGATCCGATTAAAGTGATTACTGAAGTGTTGCAACAAGCTGATGAGAGTAAAACTCAGTTTGAAAATGTGGACGAATTGGGAAAGTACTTGAAGGAGAAATGTTCAATTGATCCGTTGAGCAAGAGACTAATGGAATGCGATATACCGATTGACGAAAACATCGCAACTAAGGTCGTACCCGACGACATGATATTGGGATTAGTCGAGCCAAATGCGGAAACAACTGAATCCGCTGTGTTGGAAAATCAAAACGGTGATAGTCGACACTCTCCAGTGAGTATTACATCCGAAGAGCGTAGAGAAAACATACGCATGGTTGACGGCTTTATAACAGACGCTATCGACGAAATACCAGAATCGGATAGAGAAAGcgacgaaaaatgtttaccaACATTCAATTGTGATATGCCAGCTCTACCGGGTATTGGACAAGCATGCTCACCAAAAACAATGGATGCTTTTCTCGTTTATATTCTATCACAAGCTCGCGCTGAAAAGGGTATGGTTTATCCACGTTTTCTGAAAGAACCAAATTGTCCGGCTATGATGAATAGTTTAAATTAG
- the LOC119068515 gene encoding uncharacterized protein LOC119068515 isoform X1 yields the protein MVQWQMYCPEQIIVPQKFPNILKTYAKAVIRTQPYDLLRWSAAYFRCLALNLPPPVKVRLEKESRFGKLTKGYLRVLVEQLGKGFFVQRDVLQNSWTTLSLPEEDLLKFLSLCRMLHWSQIHWLELFAVMVGSLNDNFQSTVQMLFELLTDDPEGGPSPIPSWMFNVCYSFIAKMDCSRPQSFVNGRKVLGDNKLEDENIEPDPPKIYSLDLFRYALIERFIQNEQYRQFEQENDTFDAESQKSFFSNHTNVTTSFNFVGLDERENVANQAKDFKSVLVFLDEAQRETWTKFNDREKKDKIIQHLLIENKVKKAIDTPRNKDNASEAAMDESAPSTVRTGLSASMKFIGNLKNPYEGTNKIPDTDCVLMALSKEQKNTLRNVTKRQTGDERIKEELFRDLSTARDAQNADNASESEQHANSVDLTKGLELPWAWMYQFAAVPQSEKSYNFVEDDSTPTDRTPNLLTDGSFDFCAGHFKDDVSDFDEPPLQTGKTDDTDEKFVVVMGLIDDLMEEIGTAISKGNCDIKNVESICSVMSGNRFDGKKDPIKVITEVLQQADESKTQFENVDELGKYLKEKCSIDPLSKRLMECDIPIDENIATKVVPDDMILGLVEPNAETTESAVLENQNGDSRHSPVSITSEERRENIRMVDGFITDAIDEIPESDRESDEKCLPTFNCDMPALPGIGQACSPKTMDAFLVYILSQARAEKGMVYPRFLKEPNCPAMMNSLN from the exons ATGGTTCAATGGCAAATGTACTGTCCGGAACAAATAattgttccacaaaaatttccaaatatattgaaaacatATGCGAAAG CTGTAATTAGAACACAACCGTACGATTTATTGCGATGGTCAGCCGCCTATTTCAGATGTCTGGCATTAAATTTACCACCTCCAGTTAAAGTACGATTGGAGAAGGAAAGTCGATTCGGTAAATTGACCAAAGGATACCTACGAGTTTTGGTGGAGCAG TTGGGAAAAGGATTCTTCGTTCAGCGGGATGTGCTTCAAAACTCGTGGACAACACTATCGCTGCCGGAAGAAGATCTACTCAAATTTCTGTCATTATGTCGAATGTTACATTGGTCTCAGATACATTGGTTGGAACTATTTGCTGTCATGGTTGGATCACTCAATGAC AATTTCCAGTCAACAGTACAAATGCTGTTTGAACTACTAACCGATGATCCAGAAGGTGGCCCTAGCCCGATTCCGAGCTGGATGTTCAACGTTTGTTATTCCTTTATAGCGAAAATGGATTGTTCCAGGCCACAATCGTTTGTAAATGGGAGAAAAGTGTT AGGAGATAACAAACTTGAAGACGAGAACATAGAGCCAGATCCACCGAAAATTTATTCACTTGATCTCTTCCGTTATGCTCTGATCGAAAGATTTATCCAAAATGAGCAATACAGACAGTTCGAG CAGGAGAATGATACGTTTGACGCTGAGTcgcaaaaaagtttcttttcgAATCATACAAATGTGACCACATCGTTCAACTTTGTTGGACTCGATGAACGAGAGAATGTGGCTAATCAAGCCAAAGATTTCAAAAGTGTTTTGGTTTTTCTAGATGAG GCACAAAGAGAAACGTGGACCAAGTTCAACGATCGCGAAAAAAAGGATAAAATCATTCAACATTTACTGATTGAAAATAAGGTTAAGAAAGCTATTGACACTCCGCGCAACAAAGATAATGCTTCCGAAGCAGCAATGGATGAAAGTGCACCTTCCACTGTACGTACGGGTCTCAGTGCCAGTATGAAATTCATTGGCAACTTGAAAAACCCGTACGAAGGTACTAATAAAATACCGGACACCGATTGCGTTTTGATGGCTTTAAGCAAA GAACAAAAGAATACTCTCCGCAATGTAACCAAACGTCAAACCGGCGACGAAAGAATCAAAGAAGAATTATTCCGGGATTTGTCAACTGCCAGAGATGCACAGAACGCTGACAATGCCTCTGAAAGTGAGCAACATGCGAACAGCGTCGATTTAACCAAGGGCCTAGAGCTACCATGGGCATGGATGTATCAATTCGCTGCAGTGCCTCAAAGTGAAAAATCttataattttgttgaagATGACTCCACTCCAACGGACCGAACTCCGAATCTTTTAACGGATggaagttttgatttttgtgctGGTCATTTCAAAGACGATGTTTCCGACTTCGATGAACCGCCACTTCAAACTGGCAAAACGGACGATACCgatgaaaaatttgttgtagTTATGGGTCTGATTGATGATCTGATGGAAGAAATTGGTACTGCCATCAGTAAAGGAAATTGTGATATCAAAAATGTAGAGAGCATATGCTCAGTTATGTCTGGAAATCGGTTCGATGGTAAGAAGGATCCGATTAAAGTGATTACTGAAGTGTTGCAACAAGCTGATGAGAGTAAAACTCAGTTTGAAAATGTGGACGAATTGGGAAAGTACTTGAAGGAGAAATGTTCAATTGATCCGTTGAGCAAGAGACTAATGGAATGCGATATACCGATTGACGAAAACATCGCAACTAAGGTCGTACCCGACGACATGATATTGGGATTAGTCGAGCCAAATGCGGAAACAACTGAATCCGCTGTGTTGGAAAATCAAAACGGTGATAGTCGACACTCTCCAGTGAGTATTACATCCGAAGAGCGTAGAGAAAACATACGCATGGTTGACGGCTTTATAACAGACGCTATCGACGAAATACCAGAATCGGATAGAGAAAGcgacgaaaaatgtttaccaACATTCAATTGTGATATGCCAGCTCTACCGGGTATTGGACAAGCATGCTCACCAAAAACAATGGATGCTTTTCTCGTTTATATTCTATCACAAGCTCGCGCTGAAAAGGGTATGGTTTATCCACGTTTTCTGAAAGAACCAAATTGTCCGGCTATGATGAATAGTTTAAATTAG